CACTGCTTTCTTTAGAGCGATTGTTCAATTGACCCAAATACCGCtgtcatttaaaacattaaaatatgaatctTCCTGAGATTTTTCATATTTTCCTTatagaaataaactaaagaaacatACGCTGTtctgatgtttgattttcatagccCTCGGCCCtttattaattgtttaaaatgtagcagtatttagatcagtcTCTGTTTTGATCAATTGGACATACACCAATGCCTTCAAAGAGGATTAGTAAAGAATTGTTTGACAGTTATTAGTAGTGGAGCTTCTTACTTTCCCAGACCAGCACCTGTATCAGagccagtcagtcagtcagtttgGTTTTGTAGAATGTTTCCTTCACTTtgcctcttctctcctcctcttcctgctcCACTGGCCTCTCACCTCTCCACTCCCGTGTACGACTCCCTCTTTCCTCCATGAATTCCCACTCTggcattttgcatttttttcttcttctgagcGCCGAAAGGAGTAACCTATCGAGCTTTTGCTGGAGGATGTTATAAATGAAAATTTAGTAAACATTCCATCGGCTTTGTCAACAGGATGCAGTGATGTGTGTTGCTTACCAGAGAAACCATGTGGCTTCACCAACAATGCCTTTAAACTGTGGCTAAACATATCTGAAAGTGCAGTATTATAATTGCCAGCCCTGGGAAAACTGGGTCGGAATCTTATTTTTCCTGGTTTAAATTCGAGATGGTAATGAAACAGGTTTTCAAACAAAAATTAGCTAAAACCCAACCATTATTGTAACGGTGCCAGCTAACACCAATTTCAGTGAACTGTTTATAAATGATAATCATAATGATAAATATATTGTGTGCATCCACATCTATTGGGACCATTTTGTAAGATCTCTTCAAACACAGATTACAGTGTACTAGACCAGTGTGTGTCTGTCAAAGTGCAGGTTATCTTCTGTTGCTGTTCCCACAAAATAAACCTCACCTCCAACCCTAGTTGCCAGCCACTCATCCAAAGATTTATTAATTACAGGACTTCTGATGTAATGCCCAGTCCATATTCAAGCTTTCCATTCCAATTGTTTTGAACCAATAGATATAGTTTTAAAGTGTTATGAGTAAAATAGTAATGAAATTGAATTGGCCTAATCTTCTctggggttttatttatttatttatttatttatttatttatttatttacttacttactttCTGTTTACAagctatatatttttcaaatattgtttAATGCAAACTGCTTTGATTGGCCGACCATAGAAGCCTTCAGGTTAAACAAAACTCAAAGGTGTCGTTTCAGAAATGccttaatttgtatttatttaacacatcCAACCTCCCCTAACACCCCCATCTGAATTTATAGAACACACATCACTTGTTCGGTTACAAAGAGAGATAAAGGAATCTATAAATTTTACATTTACAAGATCCTGCAACGAAGGCGTTGTAAGTTACTCTTTCTGGGCACCGCAGGTTCGTGCAGCACTGAAGTTAAGGAAAACCGCAACCTGGACAACGTCTCTTCAAAGGAAGCTTTGGGTGAAGGGGTCCAACTCCCCAATGGAGGCAGTGGCAGCAGGAAGCGCCCACTCGAGGAGGGTAATAATGGCCACTCGCATTCCAAGTTTCGTGCCAAGAAACGAAAGAAAACCCCGGGGCCCGTCTTGCCAAAGAATGCCCTAATGCAGCTCAATGAGATCAAGCCAGGGCTGCAGTACAAGCTGCTGTCTCAGACTGGGCCTGTCCACGCTCCTGTGTTTGTCATGACAGTGGAGGTCAACGGGCAGCTTTTCGAAGGCTCTGGTCCCACCAAGAAGAAGGCCAAGCTTAACGCTGCAGAGAAGGCCCTGAGGTCTTTCGTCCAGTTCCCCAATGCTTCAGAGGCCCACATGGCCATGGGTCGGACCCTGACTGTAAACACTGACTTCACCTCTGACCAGGCAGACTTCCCCGACACTCTCTTTAATGGTTTTGAGACCCCAGCTCAGGCCGATGTGGCCTATTACCTGGGCTCTAATGGAAATGGCTCCTTTAACTCCATAACGGATTATCCTCTTCCCTCTTCTGGAGGGCCAGACAATCTCAGCCAGTCCCCTTTGCCCGTCCCATCTGCCTTTGCCCCCTCTAGTGGGAAGAACTCTGTCATGATCCTGAATGAGCTACGTCCGGGCCTAAAGTATGACTTTGTCTCTGAAAGTGGAGAGAGCCACGCCAAAAACTTTGTGATGTCAGTAACAGTGGATGGAcagaccttcgaaggttcagggAGGAATAAGAAGCTGGCTAAGGCCCGTGCCGCCCAGGCAGCCCTCTCAAGCTTGTTTAACATGCAGCTTGACCAGACGCCGTCCCGACAGCCCATCCCCAGGGAAGGCTTACAGCTTCATCTTCCCCAGGTAAGAGCACAGGTAATACTGGTGATTTGTGTTGGGAACTCAGACATACCAAGATTGGCCAAATCAGAAAGACCCAGAGAGTGAATATTGAAATATTCATTGGGGCAGCATGttgatgcatttattttaaataagataTGTTAGGCATTTACATTGATAACAAGTATTGACTAGTAATGTCAGAAAATTGGTCCATAGATTTGGTCCAACTCTTGGTTGTTTGTGTAACCCTAAAGCTAAAATGTGAacgtacagtatgtgtgtgcatCTCTGCGGGTGGGAGGATATCAGCATATGCATTAGTGGAAATTAGGCTTGCTCATTAGGGATAGCTATTCCTCCAATTTTCTGTAATGTGAAACTGGACTCCAGCAGAGTCCTGGGTTATCTGTCGCTTTTAGAGAATGCATAAACTGGAATTGGAGCATCTTGTAATGTAATTGCATGTGACCTGCTGAGTAGTTTTGTTGATATATTGTCATTAATAAGGCTGCCCTGGCTTTGTCATTTCGTCAGTGATTTTCCTAATCTGACTGCGTGAAGAGGTAGAGCTGGAGGCTGAAGCCTCGGAGGAGGAAAGCGATGACGTGATTATTAGCTTAGAAGTCAGTCGAACAATCTTGTTGCACATATTTTTATGGATTAGTTGGATCTCTTTCTTTGAGTCCCAGCCTGTTCAATTCACAGTGCAAATGTTTTGACAGCCAGCACTTCCTAATTGACTAATTCATTCACcaatgtaaaatatgtatttaatttaccTTAAGCTGTGCAGAAAGGTGCCCTCCGTTTAGTCAGAACTAATTAGAAAAACATACTAGTGAATGGAAGGGATAGTTTGAATTTTTATTGCTGAAATTTAATACCTCATTAATTTTCTTCAAGGCTAATTAAGATGAGCTTCTGTAGTTTTGTGCAAAACTGAAAATGCATGTCAGCACAGTTTTTACTTGGAAGTACTCAAAAGTAAATTAAGTTTACTTTGAGTAACATTAATGCCACTTTGATAGGGGTAGGATGAAAGCATGTTACCCAACCAATTGCAAATATGGTGTTCCTTAAGTCAAGTGACAACTAAATAGAAGCTAAAAAGCCTCTTTTTATTTGTATGAATAACCTGTGTATGCATGTTTAAAATACCAACCTTTGGCTTGGAGGCAAGCTGTCATGTATATTGATGCTGCTCCAAGACATGTCAAGATGTGTGTACTGTTTCTCTTACTAGCAAAGTAAGTGATAAAATAATGGTATTTTTGCCTTGTGAAAATACAGTACAAGATAAAAAGAATGATGCAGTGTCTGTGTGGAAAAAATGTCTTCCACATAGAGATAAAGTATGTTTGTGTGGTTTTTATAGGTTCTAGCCGACTCTGTTTCCCGTCTTGTTGTGGATAAATTCAGTGAACTGACCGACAATTTCACATCACCTCATGCACGCAGGAAAGTCTTGGCTGGGGTTGTCATGACAACAGGTACAGaaaacactttttatttgttGAGATTTTATTTAAACCTATtccttttaaatacaaataaaaaaagactgtAAAATAGAAATTTCTGTGCAAAGTTTTCACAGCTGTAAACGCTGAAATGCAAAACAACATATTGAATAAATAACATACAAGACGATAACAAACACACCACAGTCTTGAGGACAAGGTAGGACCGGTTCTGCTTAATAGCTGCTACTAAATCTTACTTTTAATGATGGACATTGCTTACGTTAATATTTACATTTCTCAAATGTGTTCCTTTTAACGTTTCCAGGCACTGACGTGAAAAATGCAGAGGTGATTTGTGTTTCCACGGGGACCAAGTGTATAAACGGGGAGTACATGAGCGACCGCGGCCTAGCCCTCAATGACTGCCACGCTGAAATTATCGCCCGACGGTCCCTAATACGGTACCTCTATACCCAGCTTGAATACTTCTTGAGGTACGTAGTAATAAAATTCACATTTAAAAGAGGACGAcgatggaatatatatatatatatatatatatatatatatatatatacacacacacacacaatactaatATTACAGGTAGCCTTGCCTAAATCATGTTCTGTTTTCGATGTCAACGGGGTTACTGTAGATACTGGGGAGGAGGGGGGATTAAAAGTTGGCATAAGGACATAGAAATGTTACTGCAGCAGGCTTTTTTCCCCACAATTTTAACACGGTACACTTGTTTCTTTATCTTTTCTAACAGCAACAAAGAAGAGCAACAGAAATCAATTTTCATCAGGTGTGAAAGAGGTGGCTATAAACTGAAGGACAATGTCCAGTTTCACCTGTACATAAGTACTTCACCATGCGGAGATGCCAGGATATTCTCCCCACATGAAGCTGGAATGGAGGGTAAGggttggagggagggagggagggagtcacATGGGGTTGAATCTAATATCAGGCAAAACTTAAGATGTCATCGGAGGGTGTGAGCAGGGTGCAATCTCTGAGTCAGGGTGTTTTGAATGTCAACGCGAGCTTACCGTCTTGGGGAACATTACTTGTCAGGTCACAGGAGCTTTTAGAAGATATTTCTGTATGTGCCGTGTCCCCCCTGGTGACCCAAGTTAGATAAACTCTGATTTCAACTAAAACAGGTATGATAAGAAGCAATTGAAGGCCCCACAAGCTGTCAAAGGTCAAATCAGATGTTTGTCACATTTTTGGTTTATTGATATCTATTCTAAAACAATTTCTTTTGTCTGAGTTGGGTCTGAAAACCTAATTGGATAAAATAAGTAATCAGAGCTTGCCTTTACTTCACAATTCACAATGTGTCTGCTAATTGATTTGATTTGAAGGGTCGATAGGGTTTATTAGATGTTCTATACAAACATTATCTTTAAGACCTCAAGAGTCTCTTCTTCAGGATGTTATTACATTTGCATATCAGAATAATTGTCAGATTTTTTGACAATAAAAAAAGTTCCATTCCTATAGAAAACAAACTaccacttttttttaatgaattgccACAAATACCTTGATgaacacagcaaaaacaaatcGCTTAAAAAATATCTGACGAACAAAACTAACCAAAGTcagttaaaaaatgtgtttgtcctACTATTTCAGTCTTGACACCAATAagccttattattattacaaattctATCTAAATCCAAACTAATGAGGAGAAAATCATTATAAACTCTTATTTATATCagtgtgcatatttatttgtttgattattaatagttttttttttgtttttgtttttatatagtagtcgccaattagttcttttgttttttctacccaatttaatagtgtccaattatttttgtt
The Acipenser ruthenus chromosome 10, fAciRut3.2 maternal haplotype, whole genome shotgun sequence DNA segment above includes these coding regions:
- the LOC117407636 gene encoding double-stranded RNA-specific editase 1-like isoform X2, producing the protein MAEERSSVRQTRSQQKCFAMDVDEEENMSSCSTEVKENRNLDNVSSKEALGEGVQLPNGGSGSRKRPLEEGNNGHSHSKFRAKKRKKTPGPVLPKNALMQLNEIKPGLQYKLLSQTGPVHAPVFVMTVEVNGQLFEGSGPTKKKAKLNAAEKALRSFVQFPNASEAHMAMGRTLTVNTDFTSDQADFPDTLFNGFETPAQADVAYYLGSNGNGSFNSITDYPLPSSGGPDNLSQSPLPVPSAFAPSSGKNSVMILNELRPGLKYDFVSESGESHAKNFVMSVTVDGQTFEGSGRNKKLAKARAAQAALSSLFNMQLDQTPSRQPIPREGLQLHLPQVLADSVSRLVVDKFSELTDNFTSPHARRKVLAGVVMTTGTDVKNAEVICVSTGTKCINGEYMSDRGLALNDCHAEIIARRSLIRYLYTQLEYFLSNKEEQQKSIFIRCERGGYKLKDNVQFHLYISTSPCGDARIFSPHEAGMEDQGDRHPNRKARGQLRTKIESGEGTIPVRSSNTIQTWDGVLQGERLLTMSCSDKIARWNVVGIQGSLMSYFTEPIYFSSIILGSLYHADHLSRAMYQRIADIEDLPQSFTLNKPLLSGISNAEARQPGKAPNFSVNWTVGDQALEVINATTGKDDMGRASRLCKHVLYSRWIRLQSKLLSSLRIKLSKPSSYYEVKQAATEYHSAKQALIKAFHKAGLGAWVKKPIEQDQFSQSP
- the LOC117407636 gene encoding double-stranded RNA-specific editase 1-like isoform X3; translated protein: MDVDEEENMSSCSTEVKENRNLDNVSSKEALGEGVQLPNGGSGSRKRPLEEGNNGHSHSKFRAKKRKKTPGPVLPKNALMQLNEIKPGLQYKLLSQTGPVHAPVFVMTVEVNGQLFEGSGPTKKKAKLNAAEKALRSFVQFPNASEAHMAMGRTLTVNTDFTSDQADFPDTLFNGFETPAQADVAYYLGSNGNGSFNSITDYPLPSSGGPDNLSQSPLPVPSAFAPSSGKNSVMILNELRPGLKYDFVSESGESHAKNFVMSVTVDGQTFEGSGRNKKLAKARAAQAALSSLFNMQLDQTPSRQPIPREGLQLHLPQVLADSVSRLVVDKFSELTDNFTSPHARRKVLAGVVMTTGTDVKNAEVICVSTGTKCINGEYMSDRGLALNDCHAEIIARRSLIRYLYTQLEYFLSNKEEQQKSIFIRCERGGYKLKDNVQFHLYISTSPCGDARIFSPHEAGMEDQGDRHPNRKARGQLRTKIESGEGTIPVRSSNTIQTWDGVLQGERLLTMSCSDKIARWNVVGIQGSLMSYFTEPIYFSSIILGSLYHADHLSRAMYQRIADIEDLPQSFTLNKPLLSGISNAEARQPGKAPNFSVNWTVGDQALEVINATTGKDDMGRASRLCKHVLYSRWIRLQSKLLSSLRIKLSKPSSYYEVKQAATEYHSAKQALIKAFHKAGLGAWVKKPIEQDQFSQSP
- the LOC117407636 gene encoding double-stranded RNA-specific editase 1-like isoform X1; this encodes MSLCLDGATNMGAFYCLIRRRFKRRRKKRSERKGTNGKVMAEERSSVRQTRSQQKCFAMDVDEEENMSSCSTEVKENRNLDNVSSKEALGEGVQLPNGGSGSRKRPLEEGNNGHSHSKFRAKKRKKTPGPVLPKNALMQLNEIKPGLQYKLLSQTGPVHAPVFVMTVEVNGQLFEGSGPTKKKAKLNAAEKALRSFVQFPNASEAHMAMGRTLTVNTDFTSDQADFPDTLFNGFETPAQADVAYYLGSNGNGSFNSITDYPLPSSGGPDNLSQSPLPVPSAFAPSSGKNSVMILNELRPGLKYDFVSESGESHAKNFVMSVTVDGQTFEGSGRNKKLAKARAAQAALSSLFNMQLDQTPSRQPIPREGLQLHLPQVLADSVSRLVVDKFSELTDNFTSPHARRKVLAGVVMTTGTDVKNAEVICVSTGTKCINGEYMSDRGLALNDCHAEIIARRSLIRYLYTQLEYFLSNKEEQQKSIFIRCERGGYKLKDNVQFHLYISTSPCGDARIFSPHEAGMEDQGDRHPNRKARGQLRTKIESGEGTIPVRSSNTIQTWDGVLQGERLLTMSCSDKIARWNVVGIQGSLMSYFTEPIYFSSIILGSLYHADHLSRAMYQRIADIEDLPQSFTLNKPLLSGISNAEARQPGKAPNFSVNWTVGDQALEVINATTGKDDMGRASRLCKHVLYSRWIRLQSKLLSSLRIKLSKPSSYYEVKQAATEYHSAKQALIKAFHKAGLGAWVKKPIEQDQFSQSP